Proteins co-encoded in one Actinoallomurus bryophytorum genomic window:
- a CDS encoding SDR family NAD(P)-dependent oxidoreductase gives MAELTGKTALVTGASRGMGRGIAQRLAADGALVAVHYRGDSDAAEETVSTIEQAGGTAFPVRAELGLDGDVETVVTGLRAGLRGQPLDILVNNAACGNLDTLFAGAIGQVTPRQFDEVFAVNVKAPFFLIQALLPLMRDGGRVINISSLSARVAVPQQIAYAMTKGAVETMSRTLAKELGTRGITVNTVAPGATDTGINEFLHAPVIRAGMTAITALGRIGRPDDIADAVAFLASEDARWITANTLDASGGMFLGPPSAPVG, from the coding sequence ATGGCCGAACTGACTGGCAAGACCGCGCTGGTGACCGGCGCATCGCGCGGAATGGGACGAGGCATCGCCCAGCGGCTGGCCGCCGACGGCGCGCTGGTGGCCGTGCACTACCGCGGCGACAGCGACGCCGCCGAGGAGACGGTCTCCACGATCGAGCAGGCCGGCGGGACGGCCTTCCCGGTGCGCGCCGAGCTCGGCCTGGACGGCGACGTTGAGACGGTGGTCACCGGGCTGAGGGCCGGGCTGCGCGGGCAGCCGCTGGACATCCTGGTCAACAACGCCGCGTGCGGCAATCTGGACACCCTGTTCGCCGGCGCGATCGGACAGGTGACCCCGCGGCAGTTCGACGAGGTCTTCGCGGTCAACGTGAAGGCTCCGTTCTTCCTCATCCAGGCACTGCTGCCGCTGATGCGCGACGGCGGGCGCGTCATCAACATCTCCTCCCTCAGCGCCCGGGTCGCGGTGCCCCAGCAGATCGCCTACGCGATGACCAAGGGCGCCGTGGAGACCATGAGCCGGACGCTGGCGAAGGAACTCGGCACGCGAGGCATCACGGTGAACACCGTGGCGCCGGGCGCGACCGACACCGGCATCAACGAGTTCCTGCACGCTCCCGTGATCAGAGCCGGCATGACGGCCATCACCGCCCTCGGCCGGATCGGCCGGCCGGACGACATCGCCGACGCCGTCGCTTTCCTTGCCTCGGAGGACGCCCGCTGGATCACGGCCAACACCCTCGACGCCAGCGGCGGCATGTTCCTCGGCCCTCCCTCCGCGCCGGTCGGGTGA